The Fusarium keratoplasticum isolate Fu6.1 chromosome 4, whole genome shotgun sequence genome contains the following window.
gcccAGCTGCTTGTCGACATCCTGCTGCACCTTCTCACCGGTCGTATTCCTGGCgatctcggcagccttcATGCCACCAGCCGTCAGCCACAGGAAGTGGTTTGTCTTGAACTGGTCGATCTGGTTGAAGAACATGTGGAACCTGCATGTCTTGTTAGCTTTCGTCCGACCTCAGGGTGCATCACTACTCACgagttctccttctcctctacGCTAAAGATGCGCGTGTAAATCTGCTTATCCTTGAACTCctggatcttctcctcgtaGTTTCCAAAATCGATCGCTTCTCTGCCAAGCGACTCAGTCGCCTTGCGGTTATAGTTGTGGAACACAGGGCGCTCGAGCAGCAGACCCAGACCGGGAGCCTTGGGGatcgccatcttctggtTCTGGTAGCTCTCGTCCATGCGCTTCAGGGGTGTGCCGCAGCGGACGATCAGACTTGCCAGACCGACCATCTTGCGGATCTGGTGCATCATAAAGCTCTGTCCGTGGACCTTGAGAGACAACCATTCAGTGTTGTGGATGATGATTGGCTTGGGGTTGACCACGAAAGACTTGATGTGTCGCTTCGCGGAGGCGTCAAAGTAGGACTTTTGAACCGTGTAGTTGTGGAAGTTGCGCGTGCCGTTGTACTTGTTGAGGGCCTCCTGGAGACGCTCCAGACGCTCGGTGCTGATACGGTATCGGCGTTTTGCAGCAACGTACGCCGCCTTGATATCCCGAAGCGCAAAGTCAACTGGACCAAGCTCACGGTTCTTAGGCTTGTGGCTTTCCAAAATACTGTCGGTCTGCATAGCATCGGGGTCGGTAGCCGCTTCGGTAGTCTCTGCGGTAGTCTCTGCAGCGGTTTCTGCCGCAGGGGCTTCAGTGGCGGGCTTCTCTTCAGAcgctggcttctcctcagcagcttcaCCCTCTTCGGCCTTTGCGGGCTCCTTGTCTGCTTCAGGCTCTGCCTCCTCTGCAACGTGCATCCTCTCCATCACAgcagccttggtctcggggtcCAGTCTCGCGAGGATAGGCTtgatctccttctcctcgacctcggaCCAGAAATCCTTgacatcctccatcttggcagccagTTCATCCTCCACGCCGTGCTCCTTGGCCAACTCGGTGAGCTTTCGGCCCAGGAAGGTCTCGGGGTGAGGCGGCAGAAGACAGTAGCTGGGCATGAGATACTCATACCATCGCGAATCGCAGGTCTGGTAACAGCTGAAGGCGTTGTTCGTCCTCTGAATACCCCAGATACGGATCTGCTCCGGCAACTCGGCGTTGATCTTATCGATAATATCCTCGTCTTCAATGATGAGCTTCAGACTAATGACATTGCCGGCTGCGTGCACGCCCTTGTCGGTTCGGGCGCATCGCACAAGACTCGACTTCTTGGGGTCGTCGGCGTTGGCCTTCGAAAtagcaccagcagcaacaaaggCCTTGAACAGGTCGGCCTCGATGGTCTTCTCGTTGCCGTTCACCTGCATGCCCTTGTAGCCAGTGCCCGCGTATCCAATCATGACAGCGACCTTTCGCTTCGGCCGTCGCTCCTCGGcagcaatctcctccttggagaagGGGTTGTTGCTAGACTCGCCATCCGCAGAATCGCCCTGCTTGTTCAGCTTGCGGCGCTTGTACTCCTTGTACTCGTCGTTCTTCTTGCGCTTGTCGCCCTTCTGACGGCTAGCATCTGGTTAGCCACGTTGGAAACTGCGCTAGAAAGAGGTTCTCCCATGATCACGTACCCGAATTCACCACGTCCCTTCTCGGCGCGGCCTTTGCCAGGTCGTCGGTGGTCGTGTCGGGGATTGCGACGGTTGCCATCCTGGCGCGACTGGCCATTGTTAGAAGCGGCATTGGAGTCGCCCAAGCCCTGGGCAGGCTTGGATTCGCTTGCGCTGCTCGCGACAGGAGCCTCGTTGTCTGCCGCCATATCTGCATTGGTTGCGACAGCAGGAATAGTACGAGGAGGATAGTCGATGGATATACTTTCGAAGCTTGTCTGGAGAGACGAGATTTTCGATGCATGTGAGTGGGGCTTCCGTTGCGGTCCCGGCGGGGGTTAACGTGGATCTTACCCTGGACCTTAAGTGAATAGAGGAGAAAGGCATGAACAATCCCCAGGAGAATCGATGGTTGATTAATTAAGATCTTGGTTTTCTTATACTAAAGTGGTTCAGTTTAAGTGTTGTTCTTATGGGATCATGTCTCCTTTGGTTGTTGGTATAATTTGATGCTTCATACCATTCAACAGCTCATGATCTTTTAATGAGCCAAGATACGGTTGTTGAGCTAACTCCCATCTCATTTACACAGCACGGCTAGAAATCCACATAGCCTTGACATCCAAATGATCTTAACCGTCTTTTGCTTTGGTCTTCAATTCAGAAGTAATCTTACTATAGATGCCCCTTCTGGGAAGATTCGACAATATCAGCGATGGTTTTGATGCATAGGTATAGTACCTGGGATGAAGTGAACAATAACGTCTTGTTATGTGAGAAAATAATGCAGTATACATGAACGAATGGTGGGTTGAGAGTGAACTATTTCAAATATTATAAGTCATTCTTTCCCATCGTTGAGTATGCTTGGAGAATACACATGCTCACATAATCTGCGCCCCAAGTTGTTTGCAACGATCGTGCACTTCAATAAGTCAGATTATACATAAGTTACACCAAACAGGGGCAGCTCCTTAATCGTCTATCTATCGGTTGGAGCTTCGACCAGTATCATCAGGCAGTCCCTCCACATCGCCAGGCTCCTTGTAGGTACCACCAGGCTTAGTCGCGCCTCGGGTACGCTCATCAATGATGTTGCTCTTGTCGATAgcatcggcatcatcgcGCTCTGCATACGATTAGAATAGTCAAGATGGAAGTGTTGGGAAGTACATACCGAGTTGCGCATCGGTGTCCGCGTTGTTCGCATCAATTGGGTCCTCCACCGTGTCGGAGTCGGCCTGCACGGGAATGGGCTCTGCCTTTTCACCAGGGCGAGAGACATAGGAGTTCTCCTGGAACTCGCCAGAAGGAGAGTCCTCGTAACCTCGGGAAGAcatgttggtgttgtgtAAATTGAGTGTGTTGAGTTGGAAGTGGAAGTTGAGAGTGATCTTTGAAGCCTGAGATGCGCGTTGGAACTGAAGGATGATAGAGAAGAACTTTTCACTGCCAACTACAGAATCAAGTCATCTTATTATACTCCTCAGTCTCGAGCATTCCGTAGCGATCAATCTCACTAGAAACGACTGTGCCGTCATCAATCCGAAGGATCTCATCTATCAATGACGACATTGACTGTGAAACCGCTCATGAATCATCTCGACACGGCATTTCACTAGTGAACATGTCTGACGCGATCCCAAGCGCGATGCTTGATCCAGTGTCTAGCAGTGAAGCAGAAGGAATTATCCGATCCAAGGGGAATATCGCGACGAACCTAGATCTGTCGTCGGGTGGCTGGACAACGAGCGCGGTGAGGCCCGCCACTTGCATCACGAACCGAGCTTTGACAGCGGAACGTTGCGAGTATCATTGTTCATTGCCTCATCTGGTCGAACGGACTCAAACTGTACCTGGCTACCTTCATGGGATCGTTGGTAGTTCGACCCGTAAACCCGCCTATGGACTAATCGATGATGCTAACAATAGTTCGCTCCTGGATCGAGGACCAAAGATCTCGACCAATGTCTTAAATAGCGAAACTTGTGATAAGCTATCGGAGCAAAATGAGCGATCCAAGCTCAATGGACCGCTTAAGCGCGTAGTATATGCGTGGTCGTATGAAGTCATCTTCTCGAAGTTCAGGGGTAGAACATGgcattgaagccatcacTCAAAACGAAACTGTCAAGCCATCGCGCTCTCATAGCCTGAAGAGTTCTGGTAAGCACGGCAAAAAGGAGCAACCGAGTCTCGCTGAGTCTCATCAATTTAATCAAGGGAAGCAAAAAGGCAACGGGaccaaaaaaagaaattgATGAGACTGGGACTCGAACCCAGGAGGATTGCTCCATCAGGAATCTTAGGTTGTTAAGGTGACCTTAACCTGACGCCATaaccaactcggccatctcaccaGAACTTATTGATGGTGGTTGAGCTAGAACTACGTACTATGGACCTTTGGCTGCCACGGGACTCGCAGGGGACGACCCCTGTCCGACTTGAAGTCGAGATAGGTCTTCTACAACAACCTGGTTGAAAGATACGTATCGGACATGTCGTGATCAATCAGGCAGATGATGCTGCATTTTGAGCCTCATTATCAAGATTCTCACCTGACTCCGCTGGAATGCTGTCGCTGCATCAGAGGATGGTTGGCGTTGCTAATGCTGAGTTTAAAATGATCACGATTGGATATCAGATTGCGCCAGAGTCGGGGCGCCTCCGACCTCAAAGTTGCGCCTACGAGACTTTGCTGAACAACACACACGTTGAGTCACTTCCCGAGACCGCTGTTTCTCCAAGTAAACTCTGGCATCATCCTCCCCATCAGAAACTTTTAGCTGCATGGAAGAATCCGTTGACACGGCACACCGCGTGTCAGATGCCGAATCAAATGACATCAACGAGGCCGAGGTTTGCTTCGTCTGACAATGCCGTCACACCGACACCTGATGTCGCAACGTCGTTGAAACCAAGTTGCAACCGCCAGAGGAGGCAGGGAAGCGCGAGTGGCTGGTTTGTCTATTCAAGATGGTTCCCTTGGGCCAGGCCTGCGATCTGTGCGGTGCATGTTGCGAGCCAAGTGGAGGAGAAACAAGACTTGGCCTGTTGAATTAGGCCATGGCATTGACGAGCAAGGGCTTCCAGGGGCCTCTACTCAAAAGCAAGTTGTTATCGACGAATGAGGGCGCAGGTTCGCATCGCTGGCTTCCGGAATCGACGGAAACCAGGGGCGTCAGGAGTCGTAGATTGGTGTTGCGACAGAATCCGAGAGATAGCAACAGAGGTCGAGATCGCGAGCTCGGGCTCGGCCAAATAAGGGGAGATTGGCACAATAAACAGACCTCAAGGTTGCCCAGAGCATAATCATGACATTGCCGGGGGTGATGTGCTCACAGATATGGTTCTGCGCCACGGTAGCACATGCGATGATGTGCTCAAGCAGCCGAGTGAGCAACCCAGCCCGTCTACGTAATCCGCGACCGGTTGGCTGGTTCATCAccgccaagctcaagcgcCCTGGCCATGAATCACGAGGGATCACCCCTTGTTTGTTTGATTGTTCAGCATCGACGCTTCGACCGAGGTGATGAGTCGCAAAACGCGATGAGGCGATCCCGGGTCTCGGAAGTCGGACGTGGCGAGATAATGGATGACAAAAGGTAAAACATGGGATTGCAAAGACCCAATTGCCCTGGGGAAATCACGTCATCGCGAGCGGCGAGATCTAGAACGGGGACAAATGCCGTCTCGTCGGGCTGTGGAATTTGTCAAGAAAGTGAAAACGAGGGAGCGAATGCTGAAGGTGGATCGAAATGAAGACGACATGAAAAACGTGGGCTCTGGCGTGCGTCGATGGAGTGAGGATGCAGGTTCTTTGTTGGGTGTGGCTCTGTGGCGTCCACTTGATGAGTTGAGATGAGTGCATGTGTATGTAAGCAATCTATGAAAATTGATAGCATCAGCTGAAGACATGAAAAAGAGGGGCccagaaggaaaagaaaaaatagAGAATCAGCAAGCAGAAAAGAGGAGTCGAAAAGTCTGAATGGATTCATGATTGGACCATAATTGCAGTAGAAGCGAGGATACCGCGGTCAATGCCGTCCAATCTAAGCAGGGTGATTTTCTCTGCCGTCTCAGACAACATTGTGATTGACCGTGAGTACGAACTGTGAGTTACAGTGCGTTTTGCTGCGTGCGTTGGAGGGTCTTTGAGGGCCCAGAGCCCCGTCGATTCCCCAGTTGCCTGCATGACTTGGTACAAGCCCGTGCGAAACCTAAGGCAGGTGAGCATGGTTCCCCTCAGAAtgccatcgaggaggcccAAAGAGGGAACCTGTCATGGCCTTGATAGTTTTCGCGAATAGTTGCCATGATGCCCGAGTGAACCTTGATGGCGGAAGCTCGAGTGGCAAAATGCCAGACTTGTATCGCAACGCAAGAGCCACCAGCACGCCTTCCACACCGACCGACTGCCGTGTCAGGGACCCACTTATACCGTCAACCTATCCGGCCGATCGGTCTCTGATAACGCCATTTGGGGCCCAAATTCGAAAGCGCTCCTTGTGAGATGATTGACCAGAGAGAGCAAGGGCCAGACGCCCAGGGCTCAAATCAGTGCGGACAAGGTCACTGGGGGGTCAGGGAGTCCCGGAAGGCATTGAGAGAGACCCCCCATCATTTTGGAGGGACACGGTTGTTGTTTGTGAGGGATTGAAGATGAGATAGGATGAGGTCGGCGAGCTCAACAAAGAAGCCCGATGTCAGATAACAACATGACCTATCGAAGTGGCAGAAAAAAGCCCAGCAGGAAGCTGcatctcaagctcctctttTCCCCGCCCTACGGTCGGCTCAGTAAGGAAAGAGTAGGGCAGGCACGGCGCAAGGCGAGAGGGTACCTGCCAATTCGGAGTGGATGGTGACTGGAGGACCCAGGACCTCCCGACGACCCGAAGGGACAGGACACCTTCTCAAGGTTGATTGCCTCCACCGAACGTCACCCTCCATTCCCACCCACTTACACCTTGCAAAACCACGTCCTCTCGTTTTTCCTCGCCGGGCAACGCAACGCGACCACGACAGAAGCTCTCGTCGAATACCGCCAGAATCGGTTTCATCTCCCACGGCCGCCAATTAGCGCAAGCAGCAAAAGCGACCGGCTGCTGTCGCACAGCCGCTGACTGGGGTTTCAAAAGGtctgggctggctggcgCACAAATCTAGGGTGGACCGCAGGTAGCGCTCCAAGGCTCAGCACGCCATCGCCCAGCGACTTTGCCTCAGATCCCACCCCAGAAGCCCAGTcactcttccccagacggCAGCAGGGAGTTACGATATCTAGCCCTCTCATCGCGCAACTCCCTTTTCCCCAAGGTCCTTGATTTGGCTTTCCCTGCGCCATGAACAGCCCCTCGCTCGTCAACGGCCATCGGCCCTCCTCCGACTCATCCACTACCGCCCCAGTCACCTCAGCCGTATCTCTTACCTCTACTTCCTCGACTCCTTCGCCTTCTGTTTCCGCCTCTGCTTCCGCCTCAACAATAACATCTGTACATCGCCATGCTCCTGTGCCGTCCTCGACTTCAAGTTCCACCGCctcacctcttcctcctctggctgCCAGCAGCGACTCTCTGAAGCTCACCGACGACACCTCCGAGGAACTCGATAAccattctcaacaaccttcGAAGGACAACTGCGACCGAAACCGATCCGCCGAAGAAATCAACCCACGCTTAGTCAAGATGCCTTCTGAACTGGTCGGTAAGACCGTCAGTCCCTTCCTGAAGGAGCACATCCCCGGTCTCTATGCACCCTtcggcaaggccaagcaggccCTTCCTCAGACACCCAGCCGCAATCCCACTGTTCGCAAGAAGGATCCCAATAGCAAGTATTGCTATCGTCACCGCCCCGATTCCAAGTGTCGACGTGCTGCCGACGAGACCAAGATGGGCTTCATCCAAAGTGTAAGTGTTGCTGCCCCTGCTTCCAACTTCGGTCGGAGCTAGTTGGCGCCCCTGGATGACTTTGCTGACAGGTCCTGTAGGAACTCAACAGTCTTTCGTCAGCCgatcaagaagccatcacgCATGTGTGGTCGCTGTTCTCCGCAGCCCCTTCAAAACACCGCGAGCTGATGCTCCAGGGCATCATCACTCAATGCTGCTTCCCTCAGCTCTCCACCGTATCGCGCGAGGTCCAAGAACAGCTAAAGATCGACTTCCTTGCCGCCCTCCCCACCGAACTCTCCTACAAGATTCTGAGCTATCTCGACACCGTATCGCTCTGCAAGGCGGCGCAGGTCAGCCGACGATGGCGCAACCTGGCTGACGATGATGTCGTGTGGCACCGCATGTGCGAACAGCACATCGACCGCAAATGCACAAAATGCGGCTGGGGTCTACCGTTGCTGGAGAGGAAAAAACTCATGGCGTGGAGCCGCCACCAACAAGTACACCGACATCCGCGGGCCGCCGAcgtggttgagcttgacgaggacgCCGAGACACAAAGCAGCGAATCGCGAAAGCGCCAAGCCGACGATCACGAGCACGATGAGGACGACAGAGGCGCAAAGCGACCACGAGTAAACGGCACGAGCAAATCGCGACAACAGCTCGAACAAGAGCGCAAGTTCCGACCGTGGAAGGATGTCTACCGGGATCGTTTCAAGGTGGGGTACAACTGGAAGACGGGTCGTTGCTCCATCAAGACCTTCAAGGGTCACGAGAATGGTGTCACGTGTCTCCAGTTTGACGACAACATCCTGGCCACGGGCTCCTACGACACGACCATCAAGATCTGGAACATTGAGACGGGAGAGGTGATGCGCACGCTGAGAGGCCACACGTCAGCGGTGCGAACGCTCCAATTCGATGATTCCAAGTTGATCAGCGGTAGCTTCGACAAGACGATCAAGATCTGGAACTGGCAGACCGGGGAGTGTCTCAGCACGCTCCAATGCCATACCGAAGGTGTCCTATCGGTCCACTATGACGGCTGCACCCTGGCTTCGGGCTCGATTGacaagacggtcaaggtgTTTAGCTTTGATACCAAGCAGACGTTTTGTCTGCGGGGCCATACCGACTGGGTCAACCACGTGCGCATCGACTCGCCCTCGCGAGTTGTGTTCTCGGCATCGGATGATCTCTCGGTCAGGCTCTGGGATTTGGACTCGAAGCAATGCATCAAGACTTTCCTCGGCCATGTGGGCCAGGTGCAGCAGGTTCTCCTGATGCCGGCGGACTTTGAGCCGGATGAGATGCCCCATTTGGACAACTCGGATGCGGCATCGGTGTCGAGCGGCCGGAGTAACACCCCGGTTGCAGTCCCGGAGCAGCCCGCGAATGATCGGGCGGCCTACGGACCGGGCTTTGCAGACGAGTCTCGACCGCTGCCTCCACGATACATGCTCACTGGTGGCCTGGACAACACAGTTAGACTCTGGGACACGGCCACTGGCAAGTGCATCCGCAGCATGTTTGGCCATGTCGAGGGCATCTGGGGTCTCGTCGGTGACACCCTGCGGGTAGTCACGGGTGCCAATGACTCGATGACCAAGATCTGGGAGCCTCGTTCTGGCAAGTGTGAGCGCAGCTTCACCGGACATGCTGGCCCTGTGACATGTGTCGGTCTCAGCGACAGCCGCATGGCGAGTGGTagtgaagacggcgaggtTCGCTTGTACAGCTTCGAAGGTGAGCGGGTTGAAGAACGTGGCACGCCTTCGTAGTCTGTACCAATGGGTGCTGGCTGTTCCACCTTATCGcacttttttctttttctttctttctgTCGGTAGCGGGAGTCTTTTGGAGGTAGCGGATAGTCATTTGGGGAATTGGTCGCATCATGAAAGGATTGGTGTTTGATTTGACGCATGCATTTCTTTGGAGACACGGAA
Protein-coding sequences here:
- a CDS encoding PseudoU-synth-1 domain-containing protein; this translates as MAADNEAPVASSASESKPAQGLGDSNAASNNGQSRQDGNRRNPRHDHRRPGKGRAEKGRGEFGRQKGDKRKKNDEYKEYKRRKLNKQGDSADGESSNNPFSKEEIAAEERRPKRKVAVMIGYAGTGYKGMQVNGNEKTIEADLFKAFVAAGAISKANADDPKKSSLVRCARTDKGVHAAGNVISLKLIIEDEDIIDKINAELPEQIRIWGIQRTNNAFSCYQTCDSRWYEYLMPSYCLLPPHPETFLGRKLTELAKEHGVEDELAAKMEDVKDFWSEVEEKEIKPILARLDPETKAAVMERMHVAEEAEPEADKEPAKAEEGEAAEEKPASEEKPATEAPAAETAAETTAETTEAATDPDAMQTDSILESHKPKNRELGPVDFALRDIKAAYVAAKRRYRISTERLERLQEALNKYNGTRNFHNYTVQKSYFDASAKRHIKSFVVNPKPIIIHNTEWLSLKVHGQSFMMHQIRKMVGLASLIVRCGTPLKRMDESYQNQKMAIPKAPGLGLLLERPVFHNYNRKATESLGREAIDFGNYEEKIQEFKDKQIYTRIFSVEEKENSFHMFFNQIDQFKTNHFLWLTAGGMKAAEIARNTTGEKVQQDVDKQLGDEDEDPEGGEG
- a CDS encoding F-box domain-containing protein, yielding MNSPSLVNGHRPSSDSSTTAPVTSAVSLTSTSSTPSPSVSASASASTITSVHRHAPVPSSTSSSTASPLPPLAASSDSLKLTDDTSEELDNHSQQPSKDNCDRNRSAEEINPRLVKMPSELVGKTVSPFLKEHIPGLYAPFGKAKQALPQTPSRNPTVRKKDPNSKYCYRHRPDSKCRRAADETKMGFIQSELNSLSSADQEAITHVWSLFSAAPSKHRELMLQGIITQCCFPQLSTVSREVQEQLKIDFLAALPTELSYKILSYLDTVSLCKAAQVSRRWRNLADDDVVWHRMCEQHIDRKCTKCGWGLPLLERKKLMAWSRHQQVHRHPRAADVVELDEDAETQSSESRKRQADDHEHDEDDRGAKRPRVNGTSKSRQQLEQERKFRPWKDVYRDRFKVGYNWKTGRCSIKTFKGHENGVTCLQFDDNILATGSYDTTIKIWNIETGEVMRTLRGHTSAVRTLQFDDSKLISGSFDKTIKIWNWQTGECLSTLQCHTEGVLSVHYDGCTLASGSIDKTVKVFSFDTKQTFCLRGHTDWVNHVRIDSPSRVVFSASDDLSVRLWDLDSKQCIKTFLGHVGQVQQVLLMPADFEPDEMPHLDNSDAASVSSGRSNTPVAVPEQPANDRAAYGPGFADESRPLPPRYMLTGGLDNTVRLWDTATGKCIRSMFGHVEGIWGLVGDTLRVVTGANDSMTKIWEPRSGKCERSFTGHAGPVTCVGLSDSRMASGSEDGEVRLYSFEGERVEERGTPS